Below is a window of Candidatus Ancaeobacter aquaticus DNA.
AAGTATATTAAATTAGAAACATATGTCAATAAATATTATTACCCTTAAGGTTACCCGTCTACTGCAAAAGAGCCGCTTAATATATCGTCTAATAGTTTTTGTTTATGCTTATGCTTAATATCATGTATTCGCTCAGCGTGCTTTATGTACACTTTTGAGATTTCGTCTATTTTGGAAGATGGTGACAACGCTAAAACATCATAAGACACACTCATTTGAAATAGCAGTAAAATTGCAAGAAACAATATGCAATAAATAAAATATTTTTTTACTTTGAAGCACGCGTTATTCATAGTTTATTTTCTCCAATATAAACTATAACGACAAATAACTATAAGTTGCTAGCTGGTAACAGTATAACTCATTTTTTACACCATATCAAGTGATGAGGATATTTATATGGAAAAATGTTACCTATTATGGTACCTTCATGACGTTGTACGCATAAAAATTTATGTAAAAATGAGCCATAAGACACCTATGAATAAAAAAAATATCAAAAATAAATCTAAAGTAACCCTGGATTTTGAGAAGGGTAAGCTGTTTTTAAAGGGAACCTGCTCTGATGTGCTTGATACATGTAAAGCGCAATGCTGCAGATCTATAGATGTTTATATTACAAAAGAAGAATTTCAATCTAAACGATATCATGCACGTGCATTATGTTTGTTAACAAAAAGTGACTGTAAATATGAAGACGCACATTGCTTAAACACAGCATATGTATTAAAAAGAAAAGAAGACGGGACCTGTTTCTATCTGAACGATAATAATATGTGTTCAGCATACAAAACCAGGCCTTTAGTTTGCAAACAATTCAGCTGCAGTAATGGGTGGATGCTCTCACCGTCACCCCATTCATCTGATCAAAAAAGAAAAAGCACATTGCTTGCAAAGAAATTTATAAAATTATGTAAAGACGATATGATATTTATTTGCGATCCACTTACAGAAATAAAAACTATTTTTTATTCTAAACAAAAGAAAACGATAACATTTATCAAAAAAATGGCTATTAGGTGTGGTTT
It encodes the following:
- a CDS encoding YkgJ family cysteine cluster protein, producing the protein MEKCYLLWYLHDVVRIKIYVKMSHKTPMNKKNIKNKSKVTLDFEKGKLFLKGTCSDVLDTCKAQCCRSIDVYITKEEFQSKRYHARALCLLTKSDCKYEDAHCLNTAYVLKRKEDGTCFYLNDNNMCSAYKTRPLVCKQFSCSNGWMLSPSPHSSDQKRKSTLLAKKFIKLCKDDMIFICDPLTEIKTIFYSKQKKTITFIKKMAIRCGLISVECDFHTDKMDDAMLINLIKLFDAKNTLGDIRRIMNKKYPVKLSKREFYELIWIFYHNDIIVIKNQN